In a genomic window of Phaeodactylum tricornutum CCAP 1055/1 chromosome 6, whole genome shotgun sequence:
- a CDS encoding predicted protein: MTTIRYFIPEDGDSELQPNVFLAPKPRQPGYPPTLGQIKQALPVPGRYHFRFKSPLVPGADRDKTSMAVWMDCVDDRQAVPVWRSTIVAKLTRIGVEEDDDDDDELLAEATSRTHATPRTASAPTTVSHGTAQSGHAPPPPSHTTTSSTTSTTTTNTQRHPSTPGFDLFDAAPPTTPHVSSGDFLDMHYGAPATASQSHQPHDFLGMHTPGPPVANHGTANSGFPPPAHQQSFGSTSQPSQTSGPFF, from the exons ATGACGACCATACG CTACTTCATTCCCGAAGACGGGGATTCGGAGTTACAACCCAATGTCTTTTTGGCTCCCAAACCGCGTCAACCGGGATATCCACCGACACTGGGACAGATCAAACAAGCCTTGCCGGTGCCGGGACGCTACCACTTTCGCTTCAAGAGTCCGCTCGTTCCGGGAGCCGACCGGGACAAGACCAGTATGGCCGTGTGGATGGACTGCGTCGACGACCGACAAGCCGTTCCGGTATGGCGATCCACCATTGTCGCCAAACTCACCCGCATCGGcgtcgaagaagacgacgatgacgacgacgagttACTAGCCGAAGCGACATCCCGGACTCACGCTACTCCCCGGACGGCATCGGCACCCACCACGGTCAGTCACGGCACCGCCCAATCCGGACAcgcaccaccaccaccgtccCACACCACCACTAGCAGCACCACGTCGACTACTACCACCAACACGCAACGACATCCATCCACACCCGGATTCGATCTCTTTGACGCGGCACCGCCCACGACACCACACGTCAGCAGTGGGGACTTTTTGGATATGCACTACGGAGCTCCCGCCACGGCGTCACAATCCCACCAACCGCacgactttttgggaatGCACACGCCCGGTCCTCCCGTTGCGAATCACGGCACTGCCAACTCGGGGTTCCCACCTCCCGCACACCAGCAATCGTTCGGGAGTACCTCGCAACCGTCCCAAACATCGGGACCCTTTTTTTAA
- a CDS encoding predicted protein: protein MKASWRPSTVPRWCLLAVALHAIGLVENRSVSAYITSYGAVPAKRQEAWLQELTVDLIRSKPGELTADKVSQGHDIMYAWSNTRTPPPQSPRVSAYAAPLAMESLVKRLVEERMAGNDVADVTTADYNCVLEGWARSGAGVFAAERVEQILQAMQDQPSETQKPNLSSFKAVLMAWRQQAGLDYAPYRSQRILSWMVELYQQGRNDKALPDADCFDIVLQTWGRSTHEQAPKNAEQVLFAMERLYESTKLERLKPRTTSFNAVLAAWSKSSQPQAAERASDVLAFMERLAYRDGDWQVAPDAASYATVMGALARHASQAIAAQKADEILQHAMEGSQSLPAKQHLVLDAILFNTAMGCWAKAGVPGAYRKARAILDQQITLYESTGNDVSKPDVYGYTSVIASCAAEKDPTEKANAFQVALQTFQQLPQHDEPNHVTYGTMLKAIAKLLPPNSNLRRQWTRRVFDQCCDAGCVGDMVIARLREAASPDVFKSLLQGHSKKSLPSSWTRRVEEKSDPRRKKTSKRPAQQHHRRKRAEV from the coding sequence ATGAAAGCCTCGTGGAGACCCTCGACGGTTCCCCGTTGGTGTCTTCTCGCCGTGGCTTTGCATGCCATCGGTCTCGTCGAGAATCGTTCGGTTTCGGCGTACATTACATCCTACGGAGCCGTACCGGCCAAGCGTCAAGAAGCTTGGTTGCAGGAGCTCACGGTGGACTTGATCCGCAGCAAACCCGGTGAACTCACTGCCGACAAGGTGTCCCAAGGCCACGACATTATGTACGCCTGGTCTAACACGCGTACACCCCCACCGCAATCTCCGCGCGTTTCGGCATACGCTGCCCCTCTCGCCATGGAATCGCTCGTCAAACGACTCGTCGAAGAACGCATGGCGGGGAACGACGTCGCCGACGTGACCACGGCCGACTACAACTGCGTGTTGGAAGGCTGGGCTCGATCCGGAGCCGGCGTCTTTGCGGCCGAACGAGTGGAGCAAATATTACAGGCCATGCAGGATCAACCCAGTGAGACGCAGAAGCCCAATCTCTCGAGTTTCAAAGCTGTGCTGATGGCGTGGCGACAACAAGCTGGTTTGGATTACGCGCCGTACCGTTCGCAGCGCATACTGTCCTGGATGGTGGAACTCTACCAGCAAGGACGGAACGACAAGGCCTTGCCCGATGCGGATTGTTTCGATATCGTGCTACAAACGTGGGGACGGTCCACTCACGAACAGGCTCCAAAGAATGCGGAACAAGTACTATTCGCCATGGAACGCCTGTACGAAAGTACAAAGTTGGAACGGCTCAAGCCCCGGACGACCAGCTTCAACGCGGTACTGGCGGCTTGGTCCAAATCGTCGCAACCACAGGCCGCCGAGCGCGCCTCGGATGTACTGGCGTTTATGGAGCGACTCGCCTATCGCGATGGCGATTGGCAAGTCGCTCCAGACGCGGCGAGTTACGCCACGGTCATGGGGGCTTTGGCCCGTCACGCAAGTCAAGCGATTGCCGCACAAAAGGCGGACGAGATTCTGCAACACGCCATGGAAGGCTCCCAATCGCTACCAGCCAAGCAGCATCTGGTTCTCGATGCCATTTTGTTCAATACTGCCATGGGCTGCTGGGCGAAGGCCGGCGTCCCGGGTGCCTACCGTAAGGCGCGAGCTATTCTGGATCAGCAAATCACTCTGTACGAGAGTACGGGAAACGATGTAAGCAAACCGGACGTGTACGGTTACACATCCGTGATTGCCAGCTGCGCGGCCGAAAAGGATCCTACCGAGAAGGCGAACGCCTTTCAGGTCGCTCTACAGACCTTTCAACAACTACCTCAGCACGACGAACCCAATCACGTCACGTACGGCACCATGCTCAAAGCGATTGCCAAACTTTTACCACCCAATTCCAATTTGCGTCGTCAATGGACTCGCCGAGTATTTGATCAGTGCTGCGACGCTGGCTGCGTGGGCGACATGGTGATCGCGCGATTGCGAGAAGCCGCCAGTCCGGACGTGTTCAAGAGTCTCCTGCAGGGGCATTCCAAAAAATCTTTACCATCCTCATGGACCAGACGTGTGGAGGAAAAGAGCGACCCACGACGAAAGAAGACTTCCAAGCGCCCGGCGCAACAACACCATCGACGCAAACGCGCCGAAGTCTAA
- a CDS encoding predicted protein gives MAHEKRKRPRRIGVTVCVGTFLWFLSLVESWSARSRLRRPPSALVLRSTSRRTLERVDDGIRRKLCTAGILAPTLLLTGPSQNAVAADAGNPAEAFRRGAANFPGYGPSDVFYPATLQGVWMLRREVTLYTNGDATTLILSYPVRFLTSVQPEAVVADRGFNQVSLERALRDRRSNVTERDTIETRVPIAYEWSVNNPNDLRITIPTDQEGGGRKEIKTTKRSTEYNNLDGDAVAVTSSEFQRVTVEDTRGIPSISARRVLTKWIINQNEENGNVAEGLEIVYDMSSSGGLAGDPMAFSTAKTVSSSSKPMILSKSRLRLERAVP, from the coding sequence ATGGCGCACGAGAAAAGGAAACGTCCCCGACGAATCGGTGTTACGGTGTGCGTGGGGACATTTCTGTGGTTTCTTTCCCTGGTGGAATCCTGGAGCGCTCGGTCGAGGCTGCGACGGCCCCCATCGGCACTCGTCTTGAGGAGTACGTCACGTCGCACGCTCGAACGTGTCGACGACGGCATTCGTCGTAAACTATGCACGGCAGGAATACTGGCACCCACTCTACTACTCACGGGGCCGTCCCAGAATGCCGTGGCGGCCGATGCCGGGAATCCGGCCGAAGCCTTCCGACGGGGCGCCGCCAATTTTCCCGGATACGGTCCCTCCGATGTCTTTTATCCCGCCACGCTACAAGGTGTATGGATGTTGCGACGCGAGGTTACCCTCTACACGAATGGTGACGCCACCACGTTGATCTTGTCCTATCCGGTACGATTCCTCACGTCCGTCCAGCCGGAAGCCGTCGTGGCCGACCGGGGATTCAATCAAGTCAGTCTGGAACGCGCTTTGCGAGATCGACGATCAAACGTGACGGAGAGGGATACGATCGAAACCAGAGTACCAATCGCGTACGAATGGAGCGTAAACAATCCCAACGACCTGCGGATTACAATCCCTACCGATCAGGAAGGTGGAGGGAGGAAAGAGATCAAGACCACCAAGCGATCAACGGAATACAACAATCTTGATGGTGACGCTGTGGCAGTCACGAGCTCGGAATTCCAACGCGTCACGGTGGAAGACACCCGTGGTATCCCGAGCATTTCGGCCCGACGTGTTCTTACGAAATGGATCATCAACCAAAACGAGGAAAACGGCAATGTTGCCGAAGGATTGGAAATTGTTTACGACATGAGTTCTAGTGGGGGCCTTGCGGGTGACCCCATGGCCTTTTCTACAGCCAAAACGGTATCCTCGTCGTCTAAACCTATGATACTTTCCAAATCCAGACTTCGGTTGGAACGTGCGGTGCCGTAA
- a CDS encoding predicted protein, whose product TESMWRGLLTREEFRVLRSHGTERPRSHRYDTWYPDTGCFACRACGLPLYAARAKFDSGSGWPSFGTHVQGAVATTVEQSPVMGKRVEIHCARCQSHLGHVFADTNTAKWDRLKTFSERHCVNGISLMYS is encoded by the coding sequence ACGGAGTCTATGTGGCGCGGCCTATTGACACGGGAAGAATTCCGGGTCCTGCGATCGCACGGTACGGAACGACCCCGCTCCCACCGGTACGATACGTGGTACCCCGACACCGGCTGCTTCGCCTGCCGTGCGTGCGGGTTGCCACTCTACGCGGCCCGGGCCAAATTTGATTCCGGCTCGGGATGGCCCTCGTTTGGAACGCATGTACAAGGTGCCGTTGCCACGACCGTGGAACAGTCCCCGGTGATGGGGAAACGCGTCGAAATTCACTGCGCCCGCTGTCAGTCGCATTTGGGTCACGTGTTTGCCGACACCAATACGGCCAAATGGGATCGACTCAAAACCTTCTCGGAGCGTCACTGTGTGAACGGTATTAGTCTCATGTACAGT
- a CDS encoding carboxylyase (enzyme close to pyruvate decarboxylase & acetolactate synthase organic acid metabolism) yields the protein MSSEDGDEGREVNVSEWIANAIADTGCRVVYGGHGGALVPLVNAVSAHPALRWVYARNEHDAATMAAAHAKYTGGLGCVIATSGPGATNLTTGLLEAAWDKVPLLAVTGMKPTSVIGYSEFQDVNQSRLFAGAGIEWSKDATSADSAIPLLRDAVATALSRRTCVHLAIPVDIQAAASPLKLKHFCASHANVGLRPPRVDAEYVHQAAATLVGVPEERKPRNVIAVGLRARCHGIGGDVHPDISKAILELAEALNAPVLTRLHAKGIVDESHPLSFGVIGVHGKPGLEKAAALISTSDRILSIGVEDETLLLCNAAGLQIRKLIEIQPDAMAVGTRYNAEHTILGDIYEICTQLTERVETLSVKVEKKRNLVAHQRDPNNGLHNHRRENTLEEFGYAAFGNPDAVMDENEELTLPALKETGPDEMRRRTDRLWQAMHAANWKELAKLSDGPIQFECDSAPDSDGYCHPASVLQALSDARMDCNGTDKVSREAVIAVDVGDVTLWASLCLRLTAGSRTLYSEHLGTMGYALNAAIAGILARDGPAGAVVLSGDAGFQMTLVELATFQQMKRDGDKLLCVVFDNQVMGRVAFGFENAAGCDVGGPDYVALAKAYGGDGVLLDDSRKAPQVVRDALIKEGLYIVHVKVDPHVKADMASFKDNSLKVMNSG from the exons ATGAGTAGTGAAGATGGGGATGAGGGGCGGGAAGTAAACGTTTCCGAATGGATTGCCAACGCCAT CGCCGACACGGGTTGTCGGGTAGTGTACGGCGGGCACGGTGGGGCGCTGGTACCGTTGGTCAATGCGGTGAGCGCACATCCAGCCCTGCGCTGGGTCTACGCCCGCAACGAACACGACGCCGCGACCATGGCGGCAGCTCACGCCAAGTATACGGGCGGGCTGGGTTGCGTCATTGCCACGTCGGGTCCGGGCGCAACCAATCTCACCACCGGTCTCTTGGAAGCCGCGTGGGACAAGGTCCCCCTTCTCGCCGTTACCGGGATGAAACCCACTTCCGTGATTGGCTACTCCGAGTTCCAGGACGTCAATCAGTCGCGTTTGTTTGCAGGTGCCGGCATTGAATGGTCCAAGGACGCGACGTCGGCCGATTCCGCCATTCCCCTGTTGCGGGACGCCGTCGCCACGGCCTTGTCCCGTCGGACCTGTGTGCACCTGGCCATTCCCGTTGACATTCAGGCCGCCGCGTCGCCTTTAAAGCTGAAACACTTTTGTGCCTCCCACGCGAACGTGGGATTGCGGCCGCCCCGGGTGGATGCCGAGTACGTCCATCAGGCCGCCGCAACCCTCGTGGGTGTACCGGAAGAGCGCAAACCCCGTAACGTCATTGCGGTAGGCCTCCGGGCGCGTTGTCACGGGATCGGTGGAGATGTCCATCCCGATATTTCGAAAGCGATTCTGGAATTGGCCGAAGCTTTGAACGCTCCCGTCTTGACCCGGCTGCACGCCAAAGGTATCGTCGACGAATCGCATCCGCTTTCGTTCGGAGTCATTGGAGTGCACGGTAAACCTGGATTGGAGAAAGCGGCCGCTTTGATCAGTACTTCCGATCGCATTCTCAGTATCGGCGTAGAAGACGAAACTTTGTTGCTCTGTAACGCTGCCGGCTTGCAAATTCGCAAGTTGATTGAAATCCAGCCCGATGCCATGGCGGTCGGGACCCGTTACAATGCGGAACACACCATTTTGGGAGATATTTACGAGATTTGCACGCAGTTGACCGAACGAGTAGAAACCTTGTCGGTCAAGGTTGAGAAGAAGCGCAATCTCGTGGCGCACCAGAGGGATCCCAACAATGGTCTCCACAATCATCGTCGAGAGAACACGTTGGAAGAATTCGGCTACGCAGCTTTTGGCAATCCCGACGCGGTCATGGACGAAAATGAGGAATTGACATTGCCCGCACTCAAAGAAACGGGTCCGGACGAAATGAGACGGCGTACCGATCGGCTTTGGCAAGCTATGCATGCGGCTAAC TGGAAAGAGTTGGCCAAGCTGAGCGACGGCCCCATTCAGTTCGAATGCGATAGTGCGCCAGACTCGGACGGCTACTGCCATCCCGCCTCTGTCCTGCAGGCCTTATCCGACGCACGGATGGATTGCAACGGCACGGACAAGGTGTCTCGCGAGGCCGTTATTGCGGTAGATGTGGGGGACGTTACGTTGTGGGCATCCTTATGCTTACGACTCACCGCGGGTTCCCGGACGTTGTATTCGGAACACTTGGGAACCATGGGGTACGCCTTGAATGCGGCCATTGCCGGTATTCTAGCAAGAGACGGTCCGGCGGGAGCCGTTGTTCTGTCCGGGGATGCCGGTTTCCAAATGACGCTGGTCGAGCTAGCGACGTTCCAACAAATGAAACGAGACGGTGATAAACTGCTGTGTGTCGTCTTTGACAATCAAGTGATGGGTCGGGTAGCTTTTGGGTTTGAAAATGCGGCTGGTTGCGACGTCGGTGGCCCAGACTACGTAGCCTTGGCAAAAGCTTATGGTGGGGACGGGGTGTTACTGGACGATAGCCGCAAGGCACCTCAGGTTGTCAGGGATGCTTTGATCAAGGAAGGGCTTTACATTGTTCACGTGAAGGTGGACCCACATGTAAAAGCAGACATGGCCTCATTCAAAGACAATTCTCTCAAAGTTATGAATAGTGGTTGA
- a CDS encoding predicted protein: protein MAASFYSGDQVGAVVADVGHYSTKIGWAGSDTPKSYFRSNVAVSREESDGNTSGNSNSQQDDPSLAHHHSIQKANYDYFHGPIDPKSKSDGTYKVVNPVHTTTGLWYDTEPKVDGSDWNDLLPTFLTHGYKASLKADPSEHPLLLVERAYNTPAIRQQTLEVLFETVDVPATFLGKDAVLSCYGCGRTTATVVDVGSSHTTVTPVFEGFAEKANIKVSPIGVHAMDELILQQLDQLHKSPILPLYRFRQPELQRGKDIYHAARLALAQECRELGAGAAINMAPAAATATFHAPHKTFYLPDGTGVDVPSKVRFAVADLLLGDDPISVTRRQEALQAQQAELDELLQNAEAQPSDGDGADDELYSEAAAVGLSKRRTKRRSKPAAKRRFSNRPLQKACAPHWHTLRTQLTAAPLAQMVCDAAYRCDRDQQGALLGNVVLGGGGSCLGPTEQAFPETLRENIESLIHVHTPGWKVKLLAPAVAERAILSWLGGSILGSLGTFHDMWITKAEYEEWGSAIVNRKCP, encoded by the exons ATGGCGGCCTCGTTTTACAGTGGCGATCAGGTTGGAGCAGTGGTAGCCGACGTTGGACATTATTCCACCAAGATTGGTTGGGCCGGTAGTGATACGCCGAAAAGCTACTTTCGATCG AATGTTGCAGTGTCCCGAGAAGAAAGCGATGGGAACACTAgcggcaacagcaacagtcaACAGGATGATCCTTCTCTAGCACATCACCACAGTATACAGAAAGCGAATTACGACTACTTCCACGGTCCTATTGATCCCAAAAGCAAGTCGGACGGGACCTATAAAGTAGTCAATCCAGTGCATACCACGACGGGTCTCTGGTACGATACCGAGCCCAAAGTGGACGGCTCGGACTGGAACGACTTGTTACCTACGTTCCTCACTCACGGCTACAAAGCCTCTTTAAAGGCGGATCCTTCGGAGCACCCCTTGCTGTTGGTGGAACGCGCATACAACACTCCCGCCATTCGACAGCAAACGCTCGAAGTCTTGTTCGAAACCGTCGACGTCCCAGCCACGTTTCTGGGTAAGGATGCCGTCTTGAGTTGTTACGGCTGCGGACGGACGACGGCTACCGTGGTTGACGTGGGGTCGAGTCATACCACGGTTACCCCCGTCTTTGAAGGTTTTGCAGAAAAGGCCAACATCAAGGTCAGTCCGATCGGGGTACACGCCATGGACGAACTGATTCTGCAACAGTTGGACCAATTGCACAAGTCCCCCATCCTGCCTCTGTATCGATTTCGGCAACCCGAATTGCAGCGTGGTAAGGATATTTACCACGCAGCTCGACTAGCCTTGGCACAGGAATGCCGGGAACTTGGGGCGGGCGCCGCCATCAACATGGCTCCGGCAGCCGCCACGGCAACCTTCCACGCCCCCCACAAAACTTTTTACCTTCCGGACGGGACCGGAGTGGACGTTCCCTCGAAGGTTCGCTTTGCCGTTGCGGATCTGTTGCTCGGCGATGATCCCATATCCGTCACGCGACGACAAGAAGCACTACAAGCTCAACAAGCCGAGCTAGACGAATTGCTCCAAAACGCGGAGGCTCAACCCAGCGACGGCGATGGAGCCGACGACGAGTTGTATTCCGAAGCGGCCGCAGTTGGCTTGTCCAAACGACGAACAAAGCGGCGAAGCAAGCCCGCCGCGAAACGTCGATTTTCCAACCGTCCGCTCCAAAAAGCGTGCGCTCCGCACTGGCATACCCTCCGCACGCAACTCACGGCGGCACCGCTCGCACAAATGGTCTGCGACGCCGCCTACCGATGCGACCGTGATCAGCAAGGCGCCCTGCTGGGTAACGTGGTATTGGGTGGGGGCGGATCGTGTCTGGGACCGACCGAACAAGCCTTTCCGGAAACGCTACGGGAAAATATAGAGAGTTTGATTCATGTGCACACGCCGGGGTGGAAGGTCAAGCTGTTGGCACCCGCGGTGGCGGAAAGAGCTATCTTGAGCTGGCTGGGTGGAAGCATTTTGGGTAGCCTCGGAACATTTCATGATATGTGGATTACCAAAGCCGAATACGAAGAATGGGGATCGGCTATTGTAAATAGGAAGTGTCCATAA
- a CDS encoding predicted protein, which yields MERLGTDFNATGSVMSKRELEELRRKKGECVRCGQKCFQKKLFKMIPITDHGKVLNGRCLGCNPLPGDGDASGVLPAVSRPATMQDLQRFNRSQNNLVLPPNTANTATGSVAGGSVSGSANGGGSRSNSSRTFTPMTNTPTGSHNGNVGTGNSSTTPRRSAPRASSSRGLIRGQSERARASSGTAASITTATGRSMESLLQQQSEEVRLESSQLTPSSSHPDQDHIPEQCRQQLHYGSTASPSTGFLSQRRNGLQRGGSFARTGRGSPEVYGETLSMSRSCSTSPANTPTGSSPRYDMEHRQSSVRSGLSHISLDSALSGASAISSPHPHWQQIEESPVNRRNSVNTSIDGSISSSAHVRQSPHCSNSGVDTSVNGSGDLVHTGPTTHPYYEHDTFAVPSSRATDTSYESLPSHHISTASTDDVSGNDELHDAPSPVTEQRPDVDLPQQQPDTNLTAHPTAAELLDYYRRTFREASQRSLQHHGSNGTGSVAGGRMTSGSLSGSGGPETTGMPAGESDHLPSHGVLNRGGVVSFQHLQHQGNQAQGPQSLTGTVNSSSHHHRRGSSRPSSSRSLDSMSSFGEEVNASILNSNDAESAPSDTSFRESSAVSQDPGVARIQQAGVDFVEVLNTLRDLPDSLRTQTAGLHVLSELTLSEEDSETLLNIGVVQVILDAMRRYAHDTSQVELQTAACRAILNVTGTSEAQINFVQNQTVEHVSTLMQNLLENATVQEYAMATIANLSVLEANLPILIEEHSVTRIVEAMNKHSENRQVQIKGCSAITNMASHTTPLKKTIMDQGGGGAVVVSMVMHPGDVELQEKALQALRNLSANSDENKMELARIGGIESVIGAMQVHRDEAGIQKTGSWSLSNLAGFVDNKRIIGECGGVDVIVRAMWVHSDEVSVQEWCCRALFTLALEPQNRLVVLDVGGISAVVNAMQAHVDSSTVQEMGCAVLCNLATDQATKLRIVDEEALDAIVLAMVLFGDEIKVQQQGCQILSQLCVAENLKSLQASNAGELALAAAHKFPECDAPAQWLLNSLEEFAAAYIETTEAHH from the coding sequence ATGGAACGGTTGGGCACGGACTTCAACGCCACTGGTTCCGTCATGAGCAAACGGGAACTGGAAGAACTCCGGCGGAAAAAGGGAGAATGCGTCCGTTGCGGACAAAAATGTTTCCAGAAGAAGCTCTTCAAAATGATTCCCATTACGGATCACGGCAAGGTGCTCAACGGGCGCTGTTTGGGTTGCAATCCTCTGCCCGGGGACGGCGACGCCTCGGGCGTACTGCCGGCCGTATCGCGACCCGCCACGATGCAAGATCTCCAACGCTTCAATCGGTCACAGAACAATCTCGTTTTGCCGCCGAATACCGCTAACACCGCTACCGGGAGTGTTGCCGGAGGAAGCGTTTCGGGGAGTGCAAACGGAGGGGGGTCCCGGTCCAATTCGTCACGCACGTTTACCCCCATGACGAACACACCGACGGGGAGCCACAACGGTAACGTTGGTACGGGTAATTCTTCCACTACACCCCGTCGCAGCGCCCCTCGGGCATCCTCTTCGCGGGGCTTGATCAGGGGACAGTCGGAACGTGCCAGGGCATCGTCGGGTACGGCCGCTTCGATTACCACCGCCACGGGACGGTCGATGGAGAGTCTCTTGCAACAGCAATCGGAAGAAGTCCGATTGGAATCGTCACAGCTAACGCCGTCATCGTCGCACCCCGACCAAGATCACATTCCCGAACAGTGTCGTCAACAGTTGCATTACGGGTCCACGGCATCGCCGTCAACTGGTTTCTTGTCCCAACGTAGGAACGGCTTGCAACGTGGGGGTAGTTTTGCGCGGACCGGACGGGGTTCGCCGGAAGTTTACGGAGAGACTCTGTCCATGTCGCGGAGTTGCTCCACGTCTCCGGCCAATACACCAACCGGATCATCGCCGCGGTACGACATGGAACACCGACAAAGCAGTGTCCGCAGTGGATTGTCCCACATTAGTTTGGATTCGGCCTTGTCCGGCGCCTCCGCGATATCGTCGCCGCATCCACACTGGCAACAAATCGAGGAAAGTCCCGTCAATAGGAGGAACAGTGTCAACACCAGTATCGACGGCAGTATCAGCAGTAGTGCACACGTGCGTCAATCACCACACTGTAGCAATAGTGGTGTCGATACGAGTGTGAATGGTTCCGGTGACTTGGTCCACACGGGGCCGACCACACACCCTTACTACGAGCACGACACCTTCGCGGTCCCGTCATCGCGCGCTACGGATACCTCCTACGAATCGCTTCCATCTCACCACATCTCGACGGCGTCCACGGACGACGTATCGGGAAATGATGAACTACACGATGCACCATCTCCTGTCACGGAACAGAGACCGGATGTGGATTTGCCACAGCAACAACCAGACACCAATTTAACGGCTCATCCAACTGCCGCAGAGCTTTTGGATTACTATCGTCGAACCTTTCGAGAAGCATCCCAACGCTCGTTACAGCACCACGGTAGCAACGGTACTGGATCGGTCGCTGGGGGCCGGATGACTAGCGGGTCGCTGAGTGGCAGCGGTGGCCCCGAAACGACAGGAATGCCAGCAGGGGAGAGCGATCATCTTCCTTCCCACGGTGTGTTGAACCGCGGCGGTGTCGTGTCTTTTCAGCACTTGCAACATCAAGGGAATCAAGCACAAGGTCCGCAGAGTCTCACTGGTACCGTCAATAGTAGTTCGCATCATCATCGACGTGGAAGTTCACGGCCCAGCAGCTCGCGATCTTTGGATTCGATGAGTAGTTTTGGGGAAGAAGTGAACGCCAGCATTTTGAATAGCAATGATGCGGAGAGCGCCCCGAGCGATACGAGCTTTCGAGAAAGCTCTGCGGTATCACAAGATCCTGGCGTCGCCCGCATTCAACAAGCCGGTGTGGATTTCGTTGAAGTTCTCAATACTTTACGGGATCTCCCGGACTCTTTGCGTACACAAACAGCTGGTTTGCACGTATTGTCTGAATTGACCCTGAGTGAAGAAGATTCGGAGACGTTGCTCAATATTGGAGTGGTGCAGGTAATCTTAGACGCAATGCGTCGTTACGCCCACGATACGTCTCAGGTCGAATTGCAAACGGCCGCCTGTCGAGCTATTCTAAACGTTACGGGAACGTCGGAAGCGCAAATAAATTTTGTGCAAAACCAAACGGTTGAACATGTGTCCACCCTGATGCAAAatcttttggagaatgcgACCGTGCAGGAATATGCAATGGCAACCATCGCCAATTTGAGTGTCCTTGAAGCGAACTTGCCGATTCTGATAGAAGAACACTCGGTCACACGCATTGTTGAAGCTATGAACAAGCATTCCGAAAATCGTCAAGTCCAAATAAAGGGTTGTTCCGCCATTACCAACATGGCTTCACACACGACGcctttgaaaaagaccatCATGGACCAAGGAGGAGGCGGAGCTGTGGTCGTTTCCATGGTGATGCATCCTGGCGATGTCGAATTGCAGGAAAAAGCACTGCAGGCCTTGCGCAATTTGTCGGCAAACTCAGACGAGAACAAAATGGAGCTAGCTCGCATTGGCGGGATCGAATCAGTGATTGGTGCCATGCAAGTCCACCGCGACGAAGCTGGTATTCAAAAAACTGGATCCTGGAGCTTGTCCAACTTAGCCGGTTTCGTTGATAACAAAAGGATAATTGGCGAGTGCGGGGGAGTGGACGTGATTGTGCGAGCTATGTGGGTACATTCGGATGAAGTATCGGTTCAAGAATGGTGCTGTCGAGCCTTGTTTACCTTGGCACTGGAGCCCCAGAACCGATTGGTAGTTTTGGACGTGGGTGGGATCTCGGCTGTAGTTAATGCTATGCAAGCACATGTAGATTCATCGACGGTTCAGGAAATGGGATGTGCTGTCTTGTGCAATCTAGCAACAGATCAAGCAACCAAGCTTCGCATTGTAGACGAGGAAGCCTTGGATGCCATCGTGTTGGCCATGGTCCTATTTGGCGACGAAATCAAAGTACAACAGCAAGGATGTCAAATTTTATCACAGCTTTGTGTTGCCGAAAACCTTAAATCATTACAAGCGTCAAACGCGGGAGAGCTAGCGCTGGCAGCGGCGCACAAATTCCCGGAATGCGACGCGCCAGCACAGTGGTTGTTGAATTCGCTCGAAGAATTTGCTGCTGCGTATATTGAGACTACGGAAGCCCACCATTAG